In Mobula hypostoma chromosome 24, sMobHyp1.1, whole genome shotgun sequence, a genomic segment contains:
- the LOC134337307 gene encoding transcription factor JunD-like, with translation METPFYHDDTLITVSSMKKSLSLPVSDNGLKNQRDSEAPLNSPDLSFLKLASPDLERLIIQSSGLVTTSPGPAQSLFPRSVTDEQNSFAEGFVKALEDLHKQNQLNGLAGPQAPLPAPGPVSGAGGSSGGLQHSEPPVYTNLSPYSATPGPAPAVSYSPETSTAAAATYPPLGHSLCPQGRLQVPKDEPQTVPDVSGLGDSPPVSPIDMDTQERIKAERKRLRNRIAASKCRKRKLERISRLEDKVKSLKCQNSELASTASLLREQVAQLKQKVLTHVNSGCQLMISPQVQAY, from the coding sequence ATGGAAACGCCCTTCTACCATGACGATACCCTGATCACGGTCAGCAGCATGAAGAAGAGCCTGAGCTTGCCTGTGTCCGACAACGGCCTCAAAAACCAACGCGACTCCGAGGCCCCTCTCAACTCGCCCGACCTGAGCTTCCTCAAACTCGCATCTCCCGATCTCGAACGCCTCATCATCCAGTCGAGTGGCCTGGTGACCACCAGCCCCGGGCCGGCGCAGAGCCTCTTCCCCCGCAGTGTGACAGACGAGCAGAACTCGTTCGCCGAGGGCTTCGTCAAGGCGCTGGAGGATCTCCACAAGCAGAACCAGCTGAACGGCCTGGCAGGCCCGCAGGCTCCGCTGCCTGCCCCCGGACCGGTCTCGGGAGCTGGCGGAAGTTCTGGCGGCTTACAACACTCCGAGCCTCCCGTCTATACCAACCTCAGCCCGTACAGCGCGACGCCGGGCCCGGCGCCGGCAGTCAGCTATAGCCCGGAGACCTCGACCGCCGCCGCCGCCACCTACCCACCACTCGGGCACTCTCTGTGTCCGCAGGGCCGTCTTCAAGTCCCCAAGGACGAGCCGCAAACCGTGCCGGACGTGTCGGGTCTTGGCGACAGCCCGCCTGTCTCGCCCATCGATATGGACACTCAGGAACGCATCAAAGCTGAGAGGAAGCGCCTGCGGAACCGTATCGCCGCCTCCAAGTGCAGGAAGCGCAAGCTGGAGCGCATCTCCCGGCTGGAGGACAAGGTGAAGAGCCTCAAGTGCCAGAACTCGGAGTTGGCCTCCACGGCCAGCCTGCTCCGGGAGCAAGTGGCTCAGCTCAAGCAGAAGGTGCTGACCCACGTCAACAGCGGCTGCCAGCTGATGATCAGTCCGCAGGTGCAAGCTTACTAG